One window of Pocillopora verrucosa isolate sample1 chromosome 9, ASM3666991v2, whole genome shotgun sequence genomic DNA carries:
- the LOC136283349 gene encoding E3 ubiquitin-protein ligase TRIM71-like: MDVPTLMHNLREEVTCSVCIHLFKEPKQLPCLHIFCLECLNGLARTNARQGKIKCPICQIEVAVPDCGTMETLPDCFYLKNLLDILAIKECNTSKVTCGNCDKKSNEASYCFHCSKFWCKECLIGHNILKEHKEHRVLSLKDFQDEDFEDVIRRPAFCSKDFHERKVLKFYCKVCQVPVCKNCLALEHCKHDVEPLEKVLTSFKNSITSKLEDAQKLSDTIAKLVREREEQSHLLEIHSQIIKLQVQETVKNLIQTLQEQERGLVTDVENQTKEAQEKLMKEKGELQDHLTRTEEIVSQVTRLLKRSTGAEIVRTKKSVEEIFQGLSDPLEIPLPTDRKIFQTVFLKNQEIHERLHEEKLGRLDETATDADQCSLQLSEEATAGLESKFKVITRNSTKQQYYCPGDYITAEIKSAQSGKTAADVRIVDENNGSYAISFIPGEAGQHLATVIVNGEKLEELPLIDVGERTFKSIGFIEQKHFSQPWGVTVNNLDEIFVTDVENNTILVFNEDGQCIRTFGQNQVNRPTGISVDNEGKIYVANRGSNKISCFHQNGELISTATEDSLLRNPRGICLDSMGNLVVCDTGNKCVKFFSPGGNILRTIGKGWLQMPFDCLCYDLKIFVSDRDAHLVKVYTEKGHFLYEFGKYGTRDGEFNHPTGLAVDKTGHLLVCCEHRDDVQIFTLSGQFAGKFAREETDPRQIKRPTLLTVLKSGHIIVCEFGKCRLQIYA; this comes from the coding sequence ATGGATGTTCCAACTCTAATGCACAACCTAAGGGAAGAGGTAACCTGTTCTGTTTGTATACACTTGTTTAAGGAACCAAAGCAGCTGCCATGTTTACACATTTTCTGTCTTGAATGTCTGAACGGCTTGGCAAGGACGAATGCTCGCCAAGGCAAGATTAAATGTCCTATCTGCCAGATTGAAGTCGCTGTACCCGATTGTGGCACAATGGAAACTCTACCCGACTGTTTCTACTTGAAAAATCTGCTGGATATTCTGGCCATCAAAGAGTGCAACACATCAAAGGTGACATGTGGAAACTGCGACAAGAAAAGCAACGAAGCAtcttattgttttcattgtagtaaGTTCTGGTGCAAGGAATGTTTGATCGGACATAACATTTTAAAGGAACACAAAGAGCATCGTGTGCTATCCCTCAAAGATTTTCAAGATGAGGACTTTGAAGATGTCATTAGACGACCAGCATTTTGTTCCAAAGATTTCCACGAGAGAAAAGTGCTGAAGTTTTATTGTAAAGTTTGCCAAGTTCCCGTTTGCAAAAATTGTTTGGCTTTGGAACACTGCAAACATGATGTGGAGCCACTGGAAAAAGTTTTAACTTCTTTTAAGAACAGTATTACGTCCAAGCTTGAAGATGCTCAGAAATTATCCGATACAATTGCAAAACTCGTTCGTGAACGTGAGGAACAGAGTCATCTTCTCGAAATTCACTCCCAAATTATCAAACTACAGGTACAAGAAACGGTCAAAAATCTTATCCAGACTCTGCAAGAACAAGAGCGAGGATTAGTAACCGACGTAGAAAATCAAACTAAGGAAGCACAAGAAAaactaatgaaagaaaaaggagaacTTCAAGATCACCTGACGAGGACCGAAGAGATCGTTTCACAAGTAACTCGCCTTCTCAAACGGAGCACTGGAGCAGAAATTGTCAGGACAAAAAAATCCGtagaagaaatatttcaagggCTCAGTGATCCACTCGAGATTCCATTACCCACAGACAGAAAAATCTTTCAGACTGTATTCttaaaaaaccaagaaattCACGAGAGACTTCATGAAGAGAAACTCGGTCGCTTAGATGAAACTGCAACTGACGCAGATCAATGTTCACTACAATTATCTGAAGAAGCAACTGCGGGGTTAGAATCCAAGTTCAAAGTTATCACGCGTAACTCTACGAAACAACAGTACTATTGCCCAGGGGACTATATCACGGCAGAAATCAAGTCAGCTCAGAGTGGAAAAACTGCTGCAGATGTGAGGATCGTTGACGAAAATAATGGCAGCTACgcaatttcctttattccagGTGAAGCTGGACAGCATCTAGCAACTGTTATAGTAAATGGTGAAAAGCTGGAGGAGCTTCCACTAATTGACGTAGGAGAACGAACCTTCAAGAGCATTGGATTTatagaacaaaaacattttagtcAGCCGTGGGGAGTGACTGTTAACAATTTAGATGAGATTTTTGTTACTGATGtagaaaataacacaattttaGTCTTTAATGAAGATGGACAGTGTATTAGGACTTTTGGACAGAATCAGGTCAATCGGCCCACAGGGATAAGTGTAGACAATGAAGGTAAGATTTATGTGGCTAACAGAGGCAGTAACAAAATATcatgttttcatcaaaatggTGAATTAATTTCAACTGCAACTGAAGACAGCTTACTAAGAAATCCTCGGGGAATTTGCCTTGATTCAATGGGCAATCTCGTTGTTTGTGATACCGGGAATAAGTGTGTCAAGTTTTTTTCTCCTGGTGGTAACATTCTTAGGACAATAGGAAAGGGCTGGTTACAAATGCCATTTGACTGCTTGTGCTATGACCTCAAAATCTTTGTATCCGATCGAGATGCTCACCTCGTAAAGGTTTACACTGAAAAGGGGCACTTTTTATACGAATTCGGCAAATATGGTACAAGGGATGGAGAATTTAATCACCCAACTGGACTGGCAGTGGACAAAACAGGTCACCTTTTAGTCTGTTGTGAACATCGTGATGACGTGCAAATATTTACGCTGAGTGGACAATTTGCAGGCAAGTTTGCCAGAGAGGAAACAGACCCAAGACAAATTAAGCGGCCTACTTTATTAACAGTGTTAAAGAGTGGTCACATAATTGTTTGCGAGTTTGGAAAATGTCGTTTGCAAATTTATGCGTGA